A genomic region of Papaver somniferum cultivar HN1 chromosome 7, ASM357369v1, whole genome shotgun sequence contains the following coding sequences:
- the LOC113292704 gene encoding uncharacterized protein LOC113292704, translated as MDGGSELLLLVIEKGGEIAVDSPQSKQRKRKLEKKIERQEDKANDVDMDDVNNPASENWLKKNRQSPWAGKKQGVEVELTEEQKKYAEEYAVKKAEKEKGSGDNEGEVVAEKSTFHGKEEKDYP; from the coding sequence ATGGATGGTGGATCTGAGCTGCTGCTACTGGTGATTGAAAAGGGTGGTGAAATTGCAGTTGATAGTCCTCAATCTAAACAGAGAAAGAGAAAACTCGAGAAAAAGATTGAGCGGCAAGAGGACAAGGCTAATGATGTTGATATGGATGATGTTAATAATCCTGCGTCGGAGAACTGGTTAAAGAAGAATAGACAGAGTCCTTGGGCTGGGAAGAAACAAGGGGTAGAGGTTGAACTTACAGAGGAGCAAAAGAAGTATGCTGAAGAGTATGCCGTGAAAAAGGCTGAGAAGGAGAAGGGAAGTGGTGATAATGAAGGGGAAGTTGTGGCTGAGAAGAGTACATTTCATGGGAAAGAAGAGAAAGATTATCCTTGA